The genomic window AGCAGGAAGAACGACTTGCCATTGCAGCCAATCAGGCGGCGCTGGCGGTGCTTCCGGTCTTCCGTGAACGTGGTCTGCGTCACCGCGGGCTGTCCGTCGATCACCGTGGCCGCGTACGTCTCCTGGTTCTCCTTCGCGCCGGCGGCGACCTTCGACACCACCTCGTCCAAGCACGCCTGCGCATCGACGGCCTTGTCCTTCTCGCCGAAGTCGATGCTCATCTGCGCGTCCTTGCCCGGCGAGCTGAACACGAACGTCGTGCCGTCCTTGCTGCGGACGAAGCCCTGCGGCGCGGTGACGGTGATGTTGTGCGCGGTCGCGGTCGGCGGCGGCGTAGCGCTCGGCGACGTCACGAGGGGCGCCGCGGAAAGCATGAGTGCGATGAGCGTGTGCATGCGTTGCTCCTAAGCGCGCTTGAGCCGGTCGGTGCGGATGGGCTCGGGCGTGGGTGTCTTCTCGAGCAGGTCGAGGAAGGGGTTGAAGTAGTCGTGGCCCTTCTCGAAGACGCCGCTGAGTCCCTTGCCGCCGGTCTCGGTGCGCTTCACGTCGCCGTACTTGCCCATGCCGATGGTGGCGACCATGCCGTCGCGACGGGTCTCCTCGAGCAGGCTCATCGCCTCCCGGAAGACCTGGCGCGCCCGGTTGGCGATCTTGCCGTTCGGGTTGATGGTGAATTCCTGATCGATGCCGTCGAACGCGCGGTACACGTAGTTGGCGCACTTCAGCGCGACGTAGCGGTCCATCAGATACGGGTTGTGCATCGCCTCGGTCATCATGCCGAGCAGCTGGATGCCCTGGTGGGTCCACATGGCCACGATGTCCGCCATGACGTCGTACGCGTGGGTGAAGAAGATGTCGCCCGAGCTGTGCTTGGTGGGCGGCATGTACTTGCACGGCGCGTTCGGGAAGCAGCGCCGCACGAGCATGGCCTGGGCGAGCTCGAGCAAGAACGTGTCCGGTCGCGCGGGATCGATCTCGTACGAGTGGCCGAGGCCGAGCTGCCACTCGCCGAGGCCGGCGCGCATGGCGAACTCGCGGTTGATGAACTGCGAGGCGATCACCGTGTGGCCGGCGTCGAAGGCATCGGCGGTGGTGATGTAGTTGTCCTCGCCGGTGTTGATGATGATGCCGGCCATGCTGCAGATGCGGCGCGAGAAGTACTGATCGCAGAACGTGCGCCGCATGTTGATGTCGCGGAACAAGATTCCGTACATCGCGTCGTTGAGCAGCATGTCCAGCCGCTCGTGCGCCGCCATGAAGGCGATCTCCGGCATGCACAAGCCGGAGCTGTAGTTGGTGAGCTGGATGTAGCGCTTGCGCTTCTTCGACTCGTCGTCGAGCGCCTCGCGCATGATCCGGAAGTTCTCCTGCGTCGCGTAGGTGCCGCCGTAGCCTTCGGTCGTGGCGCCGTGGGGCACGTAGTCGAGCAGCGACTGCGCGGTCGAGCGGATCACCGCGATGACGTCGGCGCCGGCCTGCGCAGCCGCCCTCGCCTGCTCCACGTCGTCGTAGATGTTGCCGGTGGCGACGATGACGTACTTGTGCGGCGCGGGCGCCGTGCCCAGCTCGAGCCGGAGCGTGTTGCGCTGATCGATGCGCGCCTTGAGCTCGTCGAGCGCAGAGCGCGTCTCGGCGCGCATCTCGTCGTGGATGGCCTTGTCCTCGGCGGCGTCCGTCGTCAGCTTCGCGAGCGCGTCCGACGGCATCGCGGTCAGTCGCTCCACGGCCTCCAGCGGGCTCGCGGCGCCCATGCGCAGCGCGCGGCCGAGCCAATAGGCGGCGCCGCGATGGAGCACCTTGGCGTCGTGGAGCTTGTCCACGAGCAGGTTGCAGAGCGGCGCGCCTTGCGGCCCGACGCCCGTGATTCCGAGCAGGCGCGTCACCGTGCGCTCGATGCTCACGGACGAGTGCCGCTGGATGTGCTTGAAGAGGTCTTCGGTGATCTCGTGCGCCAGCTGCTTGGCGCGGTCGATCTCCGAGTCGTCGATGAAGAGCCCAGACATGCAGGGTTTCTATCGGGCGATCCCCTGCTCGGCAAGACGCGTCACGTCGCGTAGCGCTCCTCGAAGAGCTTGCGAATCGCGGGCACGCTGCGGACGAGGTCGAGGCACAGGTCGGCGTGGCCGGGTACGTAGCCGTTGCCCACGTACATCGTGAGGTCCTTGCCGAGGCCTTCGGCGCCGAGCGCGGCCGCGGTGAAGCTGGTGGCCATGGAGAAGAAGATGACCGAGCCGCCGTCGCGCGCGCAGAGGATCGCGGCCATCTCCGTCTCGGGCACACTGGCGACGTTCACCACCATGTCGGCGAGCTTGCCGTCGTTGAGCTTCTCGAGCGCCTGCATGGCGTCGATGGCCTTGGTGGCGTCGACGGGAGCGCCCGCGTCGATGAGGCCGTCCTTCTTGAGGCGCTCGATGGCCGGGCCGCTGATGTCGAGGGCGAGCACCTTGGCGGCGCCGCTCTTCTTGGCCTGCGCGGCACAGAGCGCGCCGCTCTTGCCCGCGCCGAGGATGAGCACGGTCGCTCCGGGCTTCACGTGCCGCGCGACCAGCGCGGGCGCACCGCACACATCGAGCGCGGCGAGGCTGAGCGTGTCCGGCAAATCGGTTGGCAGCTTGGCGTAGATGCCGCTCGCGAACAGGATGGCCTGGGCCTTCACGTCGACGCGATCGATCTTGGGATGCACCGCGAGGATCTTCTCGAGGCGCAGCGGCGTGAGCGAGAGCGAAACCAGCGTGGCGATTCGGTCGCCGACCTGGAGCTTCTCGCGCGCGGGATGCGCCGGACCGATCTCCGCGACGCGACCGATGAGCATTCCGCCGGAGCCAGTGACCGGGTTGTGCATCTTGCCGCGCCGCTGAACGATCGCCTGGATGTGCGCAGCGATCTTCGCTTCGTCGCCGTGCTCGGCCTTTTCGATCTGGCGGAACGACGCGGCGTCCACGTTCAGCGATTCCACATCAATCAACAGCTCGTCCGGACCGAGCGCCAGGTTGGGATCGATGGACTCGGCGCGCTGCGGGAGCACGCCGTTGGGATTCACCACTCGGCGCAGGCCGAAAGGATCGCTCGTCAGTTCCTGGTTCCTGGTTCCTGGTTCCTGGTTCATCGGTCCACCTTGTCAGAGCTGGCTGATATGGCCGCCTCGGGCGCGAAAGGGGGCGGGATGGCGAGTTATGAGGACTTGATGGTTTGGAAGGACGCGATGGACTTTGCCGAGAAGGCGTTTCGGCTCACTCGACGATTTCCGTTTGAGGAACGATTTGAGCTCGCGTCGCAGCTCAAGCGGTCGGCCGCTTCGGTGCCATCGAACATCGCAGAAGGCCAGCAGCGCAACTCTCGCGGTGAATTCGTCTACTTCCTGGGAGTCGCGAGAGGCTCGTTGGCCGAAGCCCTGACACAGATTCGACTTGCGGGCCGGCTCGACTACCTCGAGTCAGTCGAGGTCGTTGAAATGCTTGAGCACGGAGATCGCATCGGGCGGATGCTCAACGGCTTGCGATCGAGCTTGCGACCAACAACCAGGAACTAGGAACCAGGAACCAGGAACTGAAGCGTGATCAGTTCTCGGCCTTGCCGTCGATGTAGTCCTTCGAGCGCTCTTCGGTGGTAGCGCCTTCCCAGGTCTCACCGGGCGCGAGCTTCCAGTCGTTCTCAACCTGGATCTCCCACTTGTAGTTACCGGAGATGTCCGCGCCGTTCGGCGAGCGCGAGCTCACGGTCATGGTGAGCTCCATCTTCTGCGCGTTCGAGGGCACCGGAGGCAGGTTGTAGTAGCCAATCACCGCCTGCGGCGGGAACTCCGCGATCCAGCGCTCCGGGTAGTCCACCTTGATCTCCGGATCGCCGGCCACCGGCATCTCCGCGGCCACCTTGCCCTTCTCGTCGAAGAGCTTGATGTTCATGCCCGAGAAGCTCGCCGCGGTGTTCATCTTGCTGATCGTCTCGCCGCTCGCCTGACGATCGCGCTGCATCTGGCGCTGTGCGCCCCAGAGCACGAGGTCGATGCGGAAGCCCTTCTGGCCGTCGGTGCGCTTGGCGATCTTCAGGAGGTCCAGGCGCAGCGAGTTGCTCGTGGCCGTGTAGACCGGGTTGTACGCGCGATCCTTCAGCGCGTTGAAGGTGGTCTTCACCAGGTCATAGTACTGCTTCTTCAGCTCCACATCCTCGGCCTTGGCCTTCTTCTTCTTGCCGCCGCCGGCCGGCGCCTTGCCCGAGAGCTCGTCCTCCTCGCGGTAGTAGTTGCGGTCGGCGCCGGGGAAGCGGTTGTAGTGGTCCTGGAGGGTGTCGAAGTACCACTTGGCCAGGCCGTTGCGCTCGTCCTTGTACTTCTCGGCCTCGGGCACGTCGTTCACCCAGTTGGCGCGCTCCAGCCACTCCTGGTGGATCGACGCGAGCTCGGCGGCGTTGGCTTTGTCGGTCTTGAGGTTGTGGATGGTCGTGAACGAGTAGTAGGCACCGCCGCCAAACACCGCGCACAGCGCCACCAGCCGGATCATCGGGTTCATCGCACGCTCCTGAACCTGTAAGGGACGAAGGTTTTAGGCCAATTGAGCGAAGCTGGCAAACACCGGTTGGGCCTTCGGCGTTGCCAGGAACCAGGGGACCAGGAACTAGGAACCACAAGGCAGATTGCGTGCTAGCTTGCGCGCGCCGTGACCGAGCCCAGTCGATCGGAAATCTTCTTCCTGCCCGCGGCGCTGCCGTTGGAGTGCGACGAGCTGCTCCTCGCGCCCATGGTGGCGTTCGAGACCTACGGCGAGAAGCGGCCCGACGCGGCGGTGCTGCTGCTGCACGGCGTGACGCAGTCGCACTGCGCGGCCAGCGGCGAGCCCGCAGGTCCGGACCTGCCCTACTCGCCCGACGGCTGGTTCGCGAACGCCGTCGGTCCGGGCAAGCCGCTGGATACGGGCACCTTCTGGGTCATCTCCTGCGGCTTGCTGGGCAGCCCCTGGGGCAGCTCGAGTCCGTCGTCGCCGCACCCCGAGCTGGGCACGCCCTACGGCATCGAGTTTCCACCCGTGACCGCCACCGACATGGCCCGGGCCGCAGGTGGGCTTTGCCGCAGCCTGGGCGTGACGCGGCTCGCGGGCGTGGTGGGCCACGGCTTTGGCGGGATGGTGGGGCTGCGGCTGGCGTCGCTGTTTCCGGACCTGGTGGCGAGCGTGGCCGCGCTGGGAACCACGGCGTCGTTGCCCGATGCGCTGCGCCGCAAGCTCGCCTCGGTTCGCCAGCAGCTCGACGCCGATCGCGCCTTCAAGCACGGCATGTACAGCGCCCAGCAGGCTCCCGAGGCCGCGATGCAGCGGGTGCGGCTCGGCCTCTTGCGCGAGCTCTACCCGCGCGACTACCTGGCGCGCATCCATGGCGATCTCTTTGCGGCGGAGCGGGCGTTGGAGTCGGAGGCTCAGGAGTTCTCCTGGGTCTTCGACGCGAACTGCTACGCCGCGCTCTGCGACGCGCACGCGCGCACGGATTTGTACGAGTCGCTGGGCCGCATCAAGGCCCGGACGCTGATCCTCACGTCGTCGACGGACGTGCTGGCGCCGCCCGAGCGCGCGCGCGATACGTACCACCGGCTCACCGCGTCGGGCGTGCAGGCGCGCTACTACGAGCTCCAGAGCGACGCCGGACACCGCGCCTACGAGCTCGAAGCCGCCAAGGTCGGCCAGGTGATCCGCGACTTCTTGGGTCGCTAGTCCTTAGCGCGAGACGACGACTTCGGTCGTCGACGGCGCGAGCGCCAGCCGATCGCGCGACGATTCGGGCAGCGCGGGCCGCTTGCTGAGCTCGTCCTCGAGCTCGGTGACGCGCCGGTTGAGCCGCTCGAGCTCGAGCTGGATGCGGCCCTGGCTGGGGAAGGCCTGGGCATACGAATCGAGCAGCGGCTTGATGGCGTAGCGCAAGGTCACGCCCAGCACCGGGATGATGAAGATCGACATGCCGAAGACGATGCCGCAGATCTCACTGAGATTGATCGGCTGAAATTCCATTTTCCCTCCAAGGCGCGCGCGTCGATCTTCTACGTCGGCCGCAGCGATCTATTTCAGGACAATTTCGCGAGCTTCTCGGCCAGCTCGCGTTCCCGCTCGGCAATGCCCGTGGCATGGGCCGGAACGCCGTCCCAGGCCCCGTCCTGGCTGGCCAGGCGCATGGCCGTGGCGAGCTCGCCCCACTGCCAGGCCAGCTCGCGGTAGGCATGCGCGATCGGCGCCAGGGGCAGATTGGGCTGCAGGCGCTGGGCCTCGTCGAGGAACTGGGCGAAGAGCGCGCGGAAGCAGCCGCCGCCCGTGCCCCGCTTTTCGATGGCCAGGAAGCCTTCCTTGGCGCACTTGGCGAAGTCGTGGAGCTTGGGCCAGTCGGCAAGATCGCGGGCGAAGTCGTCGAGCGCGGCGACGCCGCCGAAGCCGCTCGGATCTTCGAGGATGCGGACGCCCGCGCGTCGCACGGCCTCGGGCACGAGCGAGGCGACGTCCTTGGGGAGCTCGCCCTCGATCTCGAACCACGAGTGATCGTGGTGGCCGGCCATGAACGCTTCGCTGCCACGCGCGCGCGCCAGATCCGGCAGCGCGACGTCGATCAGCCCGGGCCGCTCCGTGTCGGCGACGAAGGCGAGGTCGCGTTCGAGGTCATGGCCGGCGAGCACCACGCGGTGGCCGTTGTAGGAGGTCTGGGTGTCGTAATACGGCAGGAACTTGATGTCGGTGGTGAGCACCACGGGCACGCCGGAATCGGCGCGCGCCTTCACCAGCTGCCATGCACGCGCGGCATCCGGCTCGCGGTGCTCGACCCACGAAAGGCCGAGCAGCTCGCAGACCTCGTGCTCCATGGTGAGGGTGCGGCCCACGAAGCTGCGCGAGAGTCCGGTCTCGCTTCGAAACAAGTAGAAGCCGAGTCCGGAGCCGAGCCCGAAGACCATGGCTTCGGTGAGGTTCAGGCCGCGCGCGGCGAGCACGTCGCGGACGCTCGTCGGACCGCACGAGACGCCGGGCACGTGCTCGAAGCCGGGGATCACGTAGCGCACGGGCGTAACCGTTCGGTTAACGAATCTGACTCCCCTTCCCCGCGTGAGACGGGGAAGGGGTCGGGGGATGGGGTTTGGCGGGCGAAGGTCGCTTACCGCTCGAGGATGGCCGCGATGCCCTCACCGCCGCCGATGCACAGCGACGCCAGTCCGCGCTTCTTGTCCATGTCCTTCATGGCGTGGACGAGCGTGACCACGAGCCGGCAGCCCGAGGCGCCGATGGGGTGGCCGAGGACGACCGCGCCGCCGCGGACGTTGACCTTGCTGGCGTCGAGCTCGAGGAGCTTGTTGTTGGCCATGGTCACCACGGCGAAGGCCTCGTTGATCTCGTAGAGATCGATGTCCTTCGGGGTGAGCTTGGCCTTGTTGAGCGCGTTCTTCATCGCGTCGGCCGGCGCGATGGTGAACTCCACCGGGTTGCGCGCGGCCACGCCCCAGCCCGTGAGGCGGGCGAGGATGGGCAGGCCGTCCTTCTTGGCGCGCTCGACGGTGGTGAGGACGACGGCAGCCGCGCCGTCGTTGATGCTCGAGGCGTTGGCGGCGGTGATGGTGCCGTCCTTCTTGAAGGCCGGCTTGAGGCCGGGGATCTTGTCGGGCTTGGCGCTCTTGGGGCCCTCGTCCTCGCTGACGACGAGCGGGTCGCCCTTCTTCTGCGGCACGCTCACCGGCGCGATCTCGGCCTTGAACGCGCCCTCGGCCTGGGCCTTCTGCGCGCGCCGGGTCGACTCCATCGCGTACTCGTCCTGCGCCGCGCGGCTGAAGCCGAAGTCCGCGGCGCACTTCTCGCCGCAGTTGCCCATGTGCATGTCGTTGTACGGATCCCAGAGGCCGTCGTGGATCATCAGATCCTTGAGCTCGATGTTGCCCATGCGCGCACCGCCGCGGATGGCGTGCGAGAAGTACGGCGCGTTGGACATGCTCTCCATGCCGCCGGCGACCACGATCTCCGCGTCGCCCGTGAGGATCACCCGGGCCGCCTCGATGATCGACTCGAGGCCCGAGCCGCAGACCTTGTTCACGGTCACGCACGGGGTCTTCTCGGGGAGGCCGGCGTAGAGCGCCGCCTGGCGGGCCGGAGCCTGACCGACGCCGCCCTGGAGCACGCAGCCCATGAACACCTGCTCCACCTGCTCGGGCTTGATGCCCGCGCGCTGGATCGCCGCCTGGATGGCCACGGCCCCGAGGCGCGGGGCAGAGAGGCTGGCGAGGGCACCCTGGAACGCACCGATGGGCGTCCGGGCGGCGGCGACGATGGCGATCTCCTTCGACATGGCTTGGCTCCGTGAAAATTTGTGCACTGCAACATAACGAGCGGGCGACTTATACGCACGCCGAAGTCGGCTGGCAAGGGGCGTCGGCGAAGCGTTACCACCTGGGGGAGTTCGCCGTAGTGCCTCGCAAGCGCGAAGGAGGCAGCCCATGCAGGCGAACAGACATGCGATTCTGTTGGTGTTGGCCCTGGGAGCTGGCGCCTGTCGCGCCGAGACCGCAACTGCGAAACCGGAGGTCGCCGTGGCCCACTTTTCTGCGCCGTACGCGAAGCACACCGAAGCTGAGCTCAAGCAAGTCCTGACGCCGCTGCAGTTCGAGGTGACCCAGCACGAGGCCACCGAGCCGCCCTTCCACAACGAGTTCTGGGACAACCACCAGGCCGGCATCTACGTGGACGTGGCCACCGGCGAGCCGCTCTTCAGCTCGCTCGACAAGTTCGAGTCGGGCACGGGCTGGCCGAGCTTCGTGCGGCCCATCGAGAACGGGCACGTCACCGAGCACCGCGACGTGGGCTTCGGCATGGTCCGCGTGGAAGTGCGCTCGCAGATCGGCGACTCGCACCTGGGCCACGTGTTCCCCGACGGGCCTGCGCCCACGGGCCTGCGCTACTGCATCAACTCGGCGTCGCTGCGGTTCATCCCCGTGGCCGAGCTGCAGGCCCAGGGCTACGGGCAGTTCGCGGCGCGCTTCGGCAGCGGCGAGAAGGCTCCCGAGGCCAAGACGGACAACGCCTGCGCCATCCCCAAGCCCGGCGAGGCGCCCGGCTGCGAGGCGACCTTGGAGACGGCGGTGCTCGGCGGCGGTCGCGTGGATGCGCTGCGCGGCGTGCCCGGTGTGCTCCAGGTCGACTCGGGCACGGCGCTCGGCAAGCCAGCGGTCCAGGTCACGTTCGACCCGAAGCTCGTCACGCTGGCCGCGCTCGTGGACAAGAGCGCCAGCGGCGGCTCGCGGCCGTCCGTGCTGGCGAACGACGGCTTCCAGCGGGCGCGCTGAGCCGCTGCTAGTCTCGCCCGCATGGGCAAACCCCTGGTGCTGGTCCACGGCGGCGCTGGCCTCTACAGCGACGATCGCGTCGAGCCCGCGCGGCTCGGCTGCGAGCGCGCTGCCAAGGCCGGCGCCGACGTGCTTCGTGGCGGCGGCAGCGCCGTGGACGCCGTCTGCGAAGCGGTGCGCGTCCTCGAGGACGACCCCGAGTTCAACGCGGGCACCGGCAGCTGCCTCACCGAGACCGGCGACGTGGAGATGGACGCGTGCGTGATGGACGGCCGCGACCTCAAGGCCGGCGCGCTCGGCGCCATCCAGGGCATCCGCAACCCAATCCTGGCCGCGCGCCTGGTGATGGAGCGCAGCCGCCACGTGTTCCTCGTCGGC from Deltaproteobacteria bacterium includes these protein-coding regions:
- a CDS encoding D-lysine 5,6-aminomutase subunit alpha, with amino-acid sequence MSGLFIDDSEIDRAKQLAHEITEDLFKHIQRHSSVSIERTVTRLLGITGVGPQGAPLCNLLVDKLHDAKVLHRGAAYWLGRALRMGAASPLEAVERLTAMPSDALAKLTTDAAEDKAIHDEMRAETRSALDELKARIDQRNTLRLELGTAPAPHKYVIVATGNIYDDVEQARAAAQAGADVIAVIRSTAQSLLDYVPHGATTEGYGGTYATQENFRIMREALDDESKKRKRYIQLTNYSSGLCMPEIAFMAAHERLDMLLNDAMYGILFRDINMRRTFCDQYFSRRICSMAGIIINTGEDNYITTADAFDAGHTVIASQFINREFAMRAGLGEWQLGLGHSYEIDPARPDTFLLELAQAMLVRRCFPNAPCKYMPPTKHSSGDIFFTHAYDVMADIVAMWTHQGIQLLGMMTEAMHNPYLMDRYVALKCANYVYRAFDGIDQEFTINPNGKIANRARQVFREAMSLLEETRRDGMVATIGMGKYGDVKRTETGGKGLSGVFEKGHDYFNPFLDLLEKTPTPEPIRTDRLKRA
- a CDS encoding L-erythro-3,5-diaminohexanoate dehydrogenase yields the protein MNQEPGTRNQELTSDPFGLRRVVNPNGVLPQRAESIDPNLALGPDELLIDVESLNVDAASFRQIEKAEHGDEAKIAAHIQAIVQRRGKMHNPVTGSGGMLIGRVAEIGPAHPAREKLQVGDRIATLVSLSLTPLRLEKILAVHPKIDRVDVKAQAILFASGIYAKLPTDLPDTLSLAALDVCGAPALVARHVKPGATVLILGAGKSGALCAAQAKKSGAAKVLALDISGPAIERLKKDGLIDAGAPVDATKAIDAMQALEKLNDGKLADMVVNVASVPETEMAAILCARDGGSVIFFSMATSFTAAALGAEGLGKDLTMYVGNGYVPGHADLCLDLVRSVPAIRKLFEERYAT
- a CDS encoding four helix bundle protein, with the protein product MASYEDLMVWKDAMDFAEKAFRLTRRFPFEERFELASQLKRSAASVPSNIAEGQQRNSRGEFVYFLGVARGSLAEALTQIRLAGRLDYLESVEVVEMLEHGDRIGRMLNGLRSSLRPTTRN
- a CDS encoding alpha/beta fold hydrolase — protein: MTEPSRSEIFFLPAALPLECDELLLAPMVAFETYGEKRPDAAVLLLHGVTQSHCAASGEPAGPDLPYSPDGWFANAVGPGKPLDTGTFWVISCGLLGSPWGSSSPSSPHPELGTPYGIEFPPVTATDMARAAGGLCRSLGVTRLAGVVGHGFGGMVGLRLASLFPDLVASVAALGTTASLPDALRRKLASVRQQLDADRAFKHGMYSAQQAPEAAMQRVRLGLLRELYPRDYLARIHGDLFAAERALESEAQEFSWVFDANCYAALCDAHARTDLYESLGRIKARTLILTSSTDVLAPPERARDTYHRLTASGVQARYYELQSDAGHRAYELEAAKVGQVIRDFLGR
- a CDS encoding BtrH N-terminal domain-containing protein: MRYVIPGFEHVPGVSCGPTSVRDVLAARGLNLTEAMVFGLGSGLGFYLFRSETGLSRSFVGRTLTMEHEVCELLGLSWVEHREPDAARAWQLVKARADSGVPVVLTTDIKFLPYYDTQTSYNGHRVVLAGHDLERDLAFVADTERPGLIDVALPDLARARGSEAFMAGHHDHSWFEIEGELPKDVASLVPEAVRRAGVRILEDPSGFGGVAALDDFARDLADWPKLHDFAKCAKEGFLAIEKRGTGGGCFRALFAQFLDEAQRLQPNLPLAPIAHAYRELAWQWGELATAMRLASQDGAWDGVPAHATGIAERERELAEKLAKLS
- a CDS encoding thiolase family protein, translating into MSKEIAIVAAARTPIGAFQGALASLSAPRLGAVAIQAAIQRAGIKPEQVEQVFMGCVLQGGVGQAPARQAALYAGLPEKTPCVTVNKVCGSGLESIIEAARVILTGDAEIVVAGGMESMSNAPYFSHAIRGGARMGNIELKDLMIHDGLWDPYNDMHMGNCGEKCAADFGFSRAAQDEYAMESTRRAQKAQAEGAFKAEIAPVSVPQKKGDPLVVSEDEGPKSAKPDKIPGLKPAFKKDGTITAANASSINDGAAAVVLTTVERAKKDGLPILARLTGWGVAARNPVEFTIAPADAMKNALNKAKLTPKDIDLYEINEAFAVVTMANNKLLELDASKVNVRGGAVVLGHPIGASGCRLVVTLVHAMKDMDKKRGLASLCIGGGEGIAAILER
- the msrB gene encoding peptide-methionine (R)-S-oxide reductase MsrB encodes the protein MQANRHAILLVLALGAGACRAETATAKPEVAVAHFSAPYAKHTEAELKQVLTPLQFEVTQHEATEPPFHNEFWDNHQAGIYVDVATGEPLFSSLDKFESGTGWPSFVRPIENGHVTEHRDVGFGMVRVEVRSQIGDSHLGHVFPDGPAPTGLRYCINSASLRFIPVAELQAQGYGQFAARFGSGEKAPEAKTDNACAIPKPGEAPGCEATLETAVLGGGRVDALRGVPGVLQVDSGTALGKPAVQVTFDPKLVTLAALVDKSASGGSRPSVLANDGFQRAR